The nucleotide window ggcccccatgcgcgccctggtgggttgtgcccccctcagggcaccccctcgaggtgctgctctggcccattggtggtcttctggtccataaaaaatccacaaaaagtttcgtggtgtttggactccgtttgatattgatttcccacgatgtaaaaaatgcaaaaaacaacaactggcacttggcactatgtcaataggttagtaccaaaaagtgatataaaatgactataaaatgattataaaacatccaagaatgataatataatagcatggaataatcaaaaattatagatacgttagagacgtatcaccATGTAAAGGGGAACACACCAGTCCACATGGGCTTGTGCGCCCCCCTTGAGGCAGCCGCACCAAATACATggaaaaggggggcgccaccccctctTACCATATCCTGGAGAAGGGAGGAAGGAAAGAAGGGGgcgcctccccctttccttcccccttgtTCCATTATTTGGCAGGGGGCGCACCAAAGGGAGAAGCCCTAGGGCTGCCGCCACACCTCTTGGGGCGCCCTAGGGGCTGCCTCCTCCCCTCCcacacctatatatatatatatttggggAGGGGTGCCACACAAGAGACATCGTATTCCACGCCGTGTGTAGGCACCCCTCCGCCTCTAGTTTACTCCTCCGCTCTAGATAGtcgcagtgcttaggcgaagccctgcgggaTTGCTTCACCACCACTGTCACCATGCCGttatgctgacggaactcatctactacctcacCCCGCTTGCCGGATCAAGATGGCGAGGACgacaccgagctgaacgtgtgcagaaatcggaggtgccgtacgttcggtactaaaTCGGTTGGAGCATGAAgaaagtttgactacatcaaccgcgttgtgaaatGCTTCCTCTTatagtctacgagggtacgtagacacgcTCCCCCCTTGTTgatatgcatctccatggatagatcattgcgtgtgcgtagaaaaaaaattgttttccatgcaacgattcccaacaaggatgatgaagatggcctccggtgagGATCTTCCCCTCCGGCACGGTGCCAGAGAAGGCCTCCATATGAGATCGCTTTggtacagagccttgcggcggcggagTCCAAGTTCTAGGTTAAGTTTCGggggtttctctatttataggtaTTTTCAAAGTTGGAATCACGCAAAAAGGTGCCATAGGGGCCCACTAGgtaccagggcgcgcccacccctgggcgcgccctggtggccAGTGGGtccctcgtggctcttctggtcCTCTTCGAAGCTTCGGGGGGGGGGTCTCTTTCCTTCCAGAAtaaatcatcaaaaagtttcgctgcatttggacttcatttgatatggattttctggaaaaccaaaaacaagcagaaaacaacATCTCGCACTGGGCACTGGGTTAATATGTCAGTCCATAAAATCATATAAAAGTCATTTAAAAGTGCACCAAAACtatataaaactattgtaaacatggTATGGATACtttataaattatagatatgttggagacatatcattaCCTCCGGACAATTCCGGAGCTCCTCATGATATCCCGGATCTCATGCgagacttcgaacaacattcagtcaccaacatCAATTATCCCAATACTACTCTagcatcatcgaacgttaagcgtgcgaccctacgggttcgagaatcatgtagacatgaccgagactcctctccggtcaataaccaatagtgggacatggatgcccatattggttcccacatattccatgaagatctttatcggttgaaccacgatgtcaaggattcagttaatcccgtatgcaattccctttgtctggcaatatgttacttgcccgatattagatcgtcggtatctccataactagttcaatctcattaccggcaagtctctttactcgttccataatacaagATCCCATGACTAAACACATCAGTCACATgaagcttcttgtgatgttgtattaccgagagggcccaaagacaTCTCTCTGTCACACGATgcgacaaatcccagtctcgatccatgaAACTCAATAGAGACCTTCAGAGATACCTCTAGAGCACTTTTATGATCACCCAATTACGAAGTGatgtttggtagaacacaaagtattCTTCTGGTATCCGGGAGAGGcttgatctcatggtctaaggaacaACTGCTTGGCATGAAGAAAGATGTAGCAACTAAACTAATTCATACGATGTGATGCTAAGCTTACGGTTGGgtctgtccatcacatcattatcccgttatcaaataaaaagtcatgtctatggttaggaaaccttaaccttctttgatcaacgagctagtctagtagaggcatactagggacacatatttgtttatgtatccacacatgtatctgagtttccgttcaatataattctagcatgaataatgaacaaTTTTCATGAACAAGGAAAACATGATAGTaactattttattattgcctctatgacatatttccaacacataCCTATCTGGATCCAGATGGTCATAGTATCAAGCAGCGCCATGGGGGGTTTGGTCATGCCATCATAAGGAGATATTACAACAATGTTTTCCCTGAAATTCCACAGACCTTCCTGCATCAAGCGCTCGCAATCGCCAAGACAGAAAATTGCATGGTGTACAAATTATCTTCCAGCGGGCGAAACTTCACATCGTGAGCGAGATCCCAGGTTGCATGCATGTTCCTGAAGAACCATGATTGACTATATGTTTTATCGATGTGGACGCGGGCGACTACAATCCACATGGTTGGCTTTGGTGGCGCTTTCTCTTCGTCGTAGATGACGTCATCCAAGGCCTCTTCATGCAGGCCAAGCTTGGCCATCATCCTCTCCAGTGGCGAAGCCAGGAAATATGTATTAGGGGGGGGGCAAGTGCTGCTAAAAAAATTTAGGGGCAAACTATAGGAAAACATATTTTTAGCACCAAAAGATTATTGATTATGTCACTATTCACAAAAAATTAGCAACAAAATCCAAAtgttgtggggggggggggctctgCTGGTCTTGCTGTCTCCGACACTGGTCTTCTCGACCTCTGACGCAGAACTTGATCCGAAGTCAGCCTCGGCCTTCGATCCATCTATCGCCATGATTTGAAACACTTGCGAGAGAACAATCTAGATCGGGCGTGATAAGGGGAGAACCCTAACTCCCTTCTCACCCCTGAGAGCAGACCAAGTCCGGGCGGTGATCTAGGGATCACCCCGTAATCAACCCGAGTTGCTACGGTCGGAGAGGGATCGGGGGATGGAAGGTGAAGCTACTCAATGGCGGCGAGTCGCCAGCCGAGAGAAAGAAATCCTAGCAAGAGGGAAAACTAGCAGCAGTATAGTATGTTTTTTAAGCTTTTTTTTGAGAGAAATGTTTTTTTCAGCATAGTATGTTTTTTAAGAGAAATATTTTTTAAGCAGTAGCAGCAGTATAGTATGTTTGTTTTTTAGTAAAAGCAAAGTATGTAAAGAATCAAATTTAGTACTCGTAATGGAAGGCCCAGCCCATGAACAACAGCACGCGGGGGTGATAAGGTGAGACGACCAAGACCCGGGGCTCATTCGGTTTGAAAGAAATCAAAACGTAGGAATTAGAAGTAGTATAGGAATATGATAAGATGGCACTTGCCATCCTAAGAAATTGACTTTTCTCGTTCCTACGTGTAAAATAAGTTTTATATGGATATGTAGTTTCCTCAAAAACACGGGAAATAAATAGTATTCCTACAAAATTCCTATATGCATTTCCTACAAACCGAATGCATACATAGAAAAATTTTCTCTGGAATCCTTATTCCTGTGATTTTCCTATCCTTCAAACCGAATGAGGCCCTGGACATACCTCCCATTCCTGTTCCCtccctcccccgccgccgccgccgttctaCTCCAGGTTCGCCGACGCCGCCGCTGATCTGCTCAAGGTTGGCCGCCGCTGCTCTGCTCCAGTTTCGCCGACGCCGCCGCTGATCCGCTCaaggttcgccgccgccgccgcctgtaGATCTGTGTCAACTTGCTTCGATTTGCTGTAACTCTTGTCCTTATTCTACTACTTCTTACCCTCCCAGGAGATCGTTGGAGAGTCGATCGGGGATGAGCGGAGGCATGCGGCAGATCCTGAACTTGGGGCTGTATGACGGGCTCAAACGCGCGTATTCGCTGCGGCGCCTGAACCTCTCCAAGATGAAATTTTTTCACCCGACGGCAGAAGAGGCGGCCGCGCATGGCAAGGTGCTGCCCACACTGGCCCTCGACAAGGCCCGTGCCACCAACAGGAAAAGGATCTGCAACACTAAACTGGcgacggcggaggcggcggcgcccAAGATGGATATGCCAAAATCCGACCTGGTCATGGGGCCACCGCAAATCTCCCCCTGCCTGCACTCCCGTCGCTTCGTCCATTTCTTCCCCACCGCCTCGGAGAGCAAGGTCATCTTGGGCGACCGCGGGAACCGCATGTTACGCTTCAACATCGTCGATGGCTCCCGCTACATGGATACCCTGCCATGCCTCCACGGAGTCAAGGAGATGCCGATGGTCATCTCCGTCCCTCCAACGGACGTGCACCTTCCTGATGGCGAAGACACTGGCGACCTCTACATCATCGATGGCCTCCTCCATCCGGACAAGGCAGAGGTGCGGCCGCAGTTCGAGGCCCTGGTGTGGAGGGGGTTCCCCAAGTCCGCCGTATCTAGCAGGTTCTGGCACTGCGACATCCTCCCTCTGCCGCCGTGGATCAGCCACCACAAGCACGGCATGGTCTTCGGTCACGCCCTCGTCGACAACAGCATCTGCTTCTCCACCTGTGGAGCCGAGGGTGCCGGCACCTACTGCTTCCACATCGCGACTCGTGAGTGGAGCAAAGCTGGCGACTGGCTCATGCCCTTCAATGGCAAGGCGGATTATGTCCCCGAGCTTGGACTCTGGTTTGGCATCACACAAGACAACCGCCCTTGCGCTGCCGACCTCTCAGGCCTCGTCAGAGGGGAGGAGCTGTCGCCAGACAAGATGCGGATCTGGGAGCGTGATGACCTGCCAGAGGAGTGGCAGCCAAAGAGCTTGCACAATTCCTGTGCTGTCAGCCTTGGTTCTGGCAGATTCATCATCGTGGACTTCTTGGATGTCATGAAATTCGACAAGGAATGGAACGAGATGAGTCCCGTCAAGGAATTTGCCCTCTTCACCGGTATGGAGCTAGCCTTCAGCAACAGCAAAGGCAAGAATGGCAGAAATGGTGCCAGCAAAGACAATGGCCACCACAGTAGTGGCACCGATTGCTCCGGCAATGAGAGTTGCAACTGCAGTGTCTCTGGCAACGAGAATGGCGGCAAAGGCAAAGGGGTGATGCGCGGCCTCCGTGTGATCAAGCACAAATCCCGTCGCTACATGTTTAAGAAGCAACTGAGGATCGAGGCAGTGCTCTGAATGATTCAGCAAGTCATTTTGAACTGCAGCTAGTGTATGCATGCTTGCATTCTGGCACTTAATTTGCTATCGGTGTGGTGTTGCTGCTCCCTGTTTACAGCAAGTAGTATTGACCTAGTGTTATGTCAGCTTAAATAATCGATCTTGTTATATGATGAAACATGCTATAAATTGTAcctccctggtgttattctggATCATTCCATCTAGTATTCAGATTTGCTGCTGACCAAATTATTGTTTGATGTTTATTTTGAACTGTTGTGCTAGTTGAAGAACCAATCTTATAGGTAGAAACAAAAATAAGTAGATCATATAGTATATAGTAATACTGGTTCAGTTTCCAGAGTTGATTTCAAGTAACTACAGTTTGGTAATGAACAAAAATACTAGCAGTTTGGTCAAGTACAAGCTCTTCATATTCAAGTCACCGACAATGTTGTAACTAAGTTAAAACTGAGCACTTGCaattgaaaataaaaaaaaatcatTCTCTTCACTTCAGGTAGAAGTATGAGAGTGGTAATGGAATGCAGCTTCAAGTTTTTATTTCTTTTGGCCTGCTTTTCACCTAGGCGCTGGGTGTAATGGCTATAAAACCACCATTTCCTTCCGTTTTGGACTATCATGGTGTGATTGGGTTGTAACCCTAGCTTCTAGTGCCCTTTGGCAATATAAACCTAGCAAATCAAGCCAAACTTGCTCCGAATCTCTGAAATTCTAGTGTTAAATTCAGTTAGCGATAGTTAGTTCCGGGCAAATGATGTCTTAGAGCCAGTAAATCCTTGGAGGCAGCATGGATCTGGAGTGTCAATGAGGTTGGGTTCTCTCATAAAATCCTTTGTCAAGCTTGGATTCCGGAGGTGTGGTTCCTTGTCAAGCTTTGGATTTGTCGGGTGGATTCAGCCTGGTTATTACCGGAGAACATCTCTTCGGTTGTAAAATCCCAGCTCCTGATATTGGAAACATGTTGCTCCAGTCTGTAGATTTTTGTTGTTGAGAAAAACCAGTCTGTAGATGAACGGGTGCGACTATGTCTTGCCTTCAGTGAGTCCTGGCATTGGACTCGCTGAGCCGGCCCACAAGCGCGGAAGGCCACTACCTCCTTTTCCTGCCTTTTTTT belongs to Triticum urartu cultivar G1812 chromosome 7, Tu2.1, whole genome shotgun sequence and includes:
- the LOC125524289 gene encoding uncharacterized protein LOC125524289, whose protein sequence is MSGGMRQILNLGLYDGLKRAYSLRRLNLSKMKFFHPTAEEAAAHGKVLPTLALDKARATNRKRICNTKLATAEAAAPKMDMPKSDLVMGPPQISPCLHSRRFVHFFPTASESKVILGDRGNRMLRFNIVDGSRYMDTLPCLHGVKEMPMVISVPPTDVHLPDGEDTGDLYIIDGLLHPDKAEVRPQFEALVWRGFPKSAVSSRFWHCDILPLPPWISHHKHGMVFGHALVDNSICFSTCGAEGAGTYCFHIATREWSKAGDWLMPFNGKADYVPELGLWFGITQDNRPCAADLSGLVRGEELSPDKMRIWERDDLPEEWQPKSLHNSCAVSLGSGRFIIVDFLDVMKFDKEWNEMSPVKEFALFTGMELAFSNSKGKNGRNGASKDNGHHSSGTDCSGNESCNCSVSGNENGGKGKGVMRGLRVIKHKSRRYMFKKQLRIEAVL